A section of the Silene latifolia chloroplast, complete genome genome encodes:
- the psaI gene encoding photosystem I subunit VIII has protein sequence MTTINFPSILVPLVGLVFPAIAMASLFLHVQKNKIV, from the coding sequence ATGACAACTATTAACTTTCCCTCTATTCTTGTGCCTTTAGTAGGCCTAGTATTTCCGGCAATTGCAATGGCTTCTTTATTTCTTCATGTTCAAAAAAACAAGATTGTTTAA
- the ycf4 gene encoding photosystem I assembly protein ycf4 — protein MNCRSERIWIELITGSRKISNLGWAIILFIGSLGFVLVGISSYLGRNFISLFPPQQILFFPQGIVMSFYGIAGLFISSYLWCTISLNVGSGYDFFDKKEGIVCIFRWGFPGKNRRICLRFLIKDIQSIRIEFKEGIYTRRVLYLEIRGQGAIPLTRTDENLTPREIEQKAAELAYFLRVPIEVF, from the coding sequence ATGAATTGTCGATCAGAACGTATATGGATAGAACTTATAACAGGATCTCGAAAAATAAGTAATTTAGGCTGGGCCATTATCCTTTTTATAGGTTCATTAGGATTCGTATTGGTTGGAATTTCTAGTTATCTCGGTAGGAATTTTATATCCTTATTTCCCCCCCAGCAAATTCTTTTTTTTCCACAAGGGATCGTGATGTCTTTCTATGGAATCGCCGGCCTCTTTATTAGCTCCTATTTGTGGTGTACAATTTCATTGAATGTAGGTAGTGGTTATGATTTTTTCGATAAAAAAGAAGGAATAGTATGTATTTTTCGTTGGGGATTTCCTGGAAAAAACCGTCGCATCTGTCTCCGATTTCTTATAAAAGATATTCAGTCTATTAGAATAGAATTTAAAGAGGGCATTTATACTCGTCGTGTCCTTTATCTGGAAATAAGAGGCCAGGGGGCCATTCCTTTGACCCGTACGGATGAAAATTTGACTCCACGAGAAATTGAACAAAAAGCTGCTGAATTGGCCTATTTCTTGCGTGTACCAATTGAAGTATTTTGA
- the cemA gene encoding chloroplast envelope membrane protein, which produces MKNSEKKKNFITFLYLVSIVFLPWWIALSCQKSLESWVTNWWNTKKLETFLNDIQEKSFLEKFMELEELRLLDEMVKEYPETHLQKLRIGIHNETIQFIKMYNEDCIHMIFQFSTNIICFFILSSYSILANKELILINSWVQEFLYNLSDTIKAFSILLLTDLCIGFHSPHGWELMIGSIYKDFGFAHNDQIISGLVSTFPVILDTIFKYWIFHYLNRVSPSLVVIYHSLND; this is translated from the coding sequence ATGAAAAATTCGGAAAAAAAGAAAAATTTTATTACTTTTCTATATCTTGTATCTATAGTCTTTTTACCTTGGTGGATCGCGTTATCATGTCAAAAAAGTCTGGAATCCTGGGTTACTAATTGGTGGAATACTAAGAAATTGGAAACTTTTTTGAATGATATTCAAGAAAAGAGTTTTCTAGAAAAATTCATGGAATTAGAAGAGCTGCGCTTGTTGGACGAAATGGTAAAGGAATACCCGGAAACGCATCTCCAAAAACTTCGTATCGGAATCCACAACGAAACGATTCAATTTATCAAGATGTATAATGAGGATTGTATCCATATGATTTTCCAATTCTCGACAAATATAATATGTTTCTTTATTCTAAGCAGTTATTCTATTCTGGCGAATAAAGAACTTATTCTTATTAATTCTTGGGTTCAGGAATTCCTATATAACTTAAGTGACACAATAAAAGCTTTTTCTATTCTGTTATTAACGGATTTATGTATTGGATTTCATTCGCCCCACGGTTGGGAACTAATGATTGGCTCTATCTACAAAGATTTTGGATTTGCTCATAATGATCAAATTATATCGGGTCTTGTTTCCACTTTTCCAGTCATTCTTGATACAATTTTTAAATATTGGATTTTCCACTATTTAAATCGTGTATCCCCATCACTTGTAGTGATTTATCATTCACTGAATGACTGA